In the genome of Candidatus Poribacteria bacterium, one region contains:
- a CDS encoding aldo/keto reductase, producing the protein MKYREMGRTGWEISEVSLGGAYLMGDDPERAQESTDEVVKHALELGINYIDTAPLYGKSEELLGGALEGIAEHF; encoded by the coding sequence ATGAAATATAGAGAGATGGGAAGAACAGGCTGGGAGATCAGTGAAGTCAGTCTCGGCGGGGCATACCTGATGGGAGATGACCCCGAACGTGCCCAAGAGAGTACGGACGAAGTGGTGAAACATGCACTCGAATTGGGGATCAATTACATCGATACCGCCCCACTTTACGGCAAAAGCGAGGAACTCCTAGGCGGTGCACTCGAAGGCATAGCGGAACATTTTTA